TGGGCCGTTTGCGCCCGGTGCCATCCGAAATCGGGCCGAACAGCAGGTTGCCCACCGCCATGCCCACCATGAACCCGGAGATGGTCAGCTGCACGGCAGGGGCGGTGGTACCAAGGTCCTCCTGCAGCTGGGGTAGGCCGGGCAGGTACATGTCAATGCCCAGCGGCCCGGCCGCGGCGAAAAACGCGAGGGCGAGCATGAGCCCAGCTGAAAGTTGCGGCACGCAGGTACCATAACGCACATGAGAAATGTTGAAGTTACTTCCGCGCCCGGGCGGATCGGTGCGTGGGATCTCGCCGTGGCGTTGGACACGCGCGAGGGCGCTGACCAGCTAGCACCGCGCCGGGATCGGCAGAGCTTCTTCTGGGTCACGGACGGGGAGCTGCGCCTGACCGGTCCGGGCGGGTTCAATGAGCCGGTGTCGGCGGATCAGGTGGGGGTGTTCAGGGGAGCGTCGATAAGCGGGTCCGGCTCCGTGACGGGCGCGCGCCTGGATGCGCTCGGCCCGGCAGACGGCACGGTGGAGATTTTCACCCCGGAGGTGTTCACGCTGCGCGGGGTGACCACGGCGCTGCAGGGGGAGGCGCGCGTGCTGGTGGGCACGATGTTCGGCCGCACGTCCCCGGTGAGCACCGAGTTTCCGCTGGTAGCGGCGGAACTTCGCCTTGCCCCGGGGGCTGAGGTTGCTTTCACGCTGGAGGAGAGCTTTGAATACGGGCTTTTGCCGCTTGGCGACGGTATCTTGGTACAAAACGTCCAAGTTCCCGCCGGCGATGTGGCGTACGCGGAGGCCGGCGGGCGGACGTGGGGGATTAAGAACCAGTCGACCGGGTGGGTACGTGCCGTAGTCCTGGGCGGCGAACCGCTGTAGGGGAGAGCGATGATTGTCACCTTGCTGATGTCTTTGGAGGACGCGAATCCGGAGATCACGCGCTGCGTGAACGTGGAGGATTCGATGGACTTGGGGCAGCTCTCGGAGGTGATCAACGCGGCGTTCGGTTTCTCCGGGGCGGCGACGCACCTGTACGTGACCAAGAGCGGGAAAACGCGCCAGGTGTACGCCGAGGTGCCCAGCGCCGGCGAGGGCGATGAGGTGGACATGACCGTGGCAAAGCTGCGGGAGATAACCTATATCTATGACCCGACGGCGAATTGGAACGTCCACGTTGAGGTGCTGGGCTACTCGCAGCTGGACGGCCCGACGCCCTTGCTTATCGACGCTTCCGGGCCCGACATCGTCGAAGCCACCAACGGCCCCGCGATGATGACGCGCTTCCGCGCCGAAGCCCGCCGCATCGCCGCCGGCCTGGAGCCGGACATGGAGGTCACGCCACTTTTGCTGAGCTTCTTGCCGGTGATGTCCCCGGAGCGGATGCTGCAGCGCCTGACCGTGACGGACCCGGTTGCCGTGGCTACACGCATCGGCTTTGTGGCGGAGGAGCTGTTTTTCGACGCCGCACAGGACGCCGCCACAGACCCGCGAGCCCTTGACCTGGCCAACCAATTCGAGGATTTCCTCGATTCGCGCCCGGAGCTGCGCGACATCTTGGAAAATGACCCGATGCCGGACCGCAATCCAACCTTGATCGCGGCCGTGGCCGAGTTCTTTGAGCAGCACGCCGGCGAAGATTTGCTGAACATGCCAATTCCGGGTTTGGACATCCCGTTCCGCGACGGTTCCGGGCCGGGGCCGGTTGGCGGGTTTGGTATGCCGGATGCGCCGGCCGGCGGGTTCGGCGTGCCGGGCGTGCCGGGGGAGCGGGTGCCCGGCGCGCCGCATCTGACGGTGATTCCCGGCGAGGGCGGGGGAAACGGCGACGGCATCCCGGTGATCGGGTCGCCCACTGAGCTACCTGGTCGCGGCGCGCACGATGCATTCTCCGATGCATTCGCCGACGTTATCGAGCTGTTCCGCACCCCGCTGGGCCTTACCGGCAAGGGCAAGCTTAACTCCGCGGCGGTGAAGCAATGTCTAGATGTTATGGGCCTGCCCACCTACCTGCGCCAACCGCGCGAAAACTCCTGGATTGACGTGCAGCACATGCGCCGGGTGCTCGAGGGCGGGGGATTGATTGCAGAGCGGCAGCCCGGCACCCTCCAGGTGACGGAGAAGGGGCTGCAGTTCCTGGTGGCGAATGACCCGATTGGAGAGTTCAGCAGTGAACTCTGCGCCGGGTTCGAGACCGCCTTCGGCCAGCAGTTCTGGCCGCCGCTTGCGGCGTGCCTTGCAGATTCCCTGGGCCTGGTTGACTTGCCGGAGCATGGTCACCCGTTCACCGAAGGCCAGTGGGACGAGGCGCTGGGTTTCCTTGAAACCTTAGGCGGCGTGTACGCCGATAACGACGGCATGAGGACGTCCATGAACGGGGGGCGCCTCCTGCGCTCCATGGTGAAGTTTTACGGGTATTCACGGTAGGCGCCGGGGAGCGCCACGCCCCCGGCCGGGCCGGGCGGCCCCGGCCCGGCCCCCGCCTACCGCAGCGCCCGCGCCAGATACGCCCCGGCGAACGCGCCGAGGGTGTTGAACAGGATGTCATCCACATCGGAGTACCCCGCGGCCAGCACGTACTGCAGCACCTCAATAACCAGGCTGAACCCGGCGCCGGCAAGCGTGGCCCGCTTCACGTCCCCGAGAAGCCGGTACGCCACCCACCCCACCGGCATGAACAGCGCAATGTTGCCGCCCAGGTTCAGCCACGGACCCCACCACACGCGGTAGTGCCGGAATGTCGCCAGCGGTTCCAGTCGCACCTGGCGCACTTGGTGGCTTTCCGCGCTCCACACCCCGGGGAGCGAGAAGTACGCCTTGCCCACCGTAAACAACAACACCACCGCGATGACCAGCACCGCGGCAGCGATGTATGTGCCCCGGGAGTAGCGGTTACGCAGCCGCCTCATACGGCACCGGGCCTCCGGAAACCTGGCGGTACGCGTGCGCGCCAAGCAGCAGGCTGATCGGCGCCGCCACCATGGTGAGCACCAGCGAAAGCAGGCCGCCGACGACGGTGCCGATCGTGCCCGTCGCCGTCAACACCGCCGGCAGGCTGGCAAGGATAGCGATCAGGCCGCTGAACAGAATCAGGCCCAGCGTGGGCAGGTAGCTGCGCGCACCGGCCTTCACGCCCGCGCCAATCGCGTGCCCGAACCCGCCGTTGTTATCCGCGGCGTAGTACATCGGGTACACCACGAACGGGACCAGCAGCATCACCAGCAGCAAGATCACCAGCGTAACCAGGCCAAACGTGCTCATGATGGTGCCCATCAGCTCGGGGTCCCCGAAGATATCGTCCGGCTGCTGCGGCAGCGCCGCCGGGTCCAGATCGATCGACGCGAACGCGAACATGAACGTGATGATGCCCAGGATGGTGGCCAGAATCGACCCCGCAAACACCAGCAGCACGGCCACGCCCAGCGACTTACCGTAGGCCGGCGTGCTGGGGGACTTCAGCTTGACGACGAGCGTTTGCTGCAACGCCGCAGCCACAAACACCGGCCACAGCAGCACAGACGCGATGGCGGAGAGGAAGCTCATACCCGGCACCGTCGCGACGGAAGACATCACGCTGAGCACCGCGGAGATCAGGCCGATAACCAGCCAAAACTTCGGGTTCTTGCCAAATGCCTTGAAGGACCAGGAGATGGCCTCGCCCAGACGCAGCTTGCCGGTGCCCTTGCGGTGCGCCCAGCCGTTTGCGTGAGGATCATTGATCGGGTGCGGCATCTGGCCGTCACCGTAGTAGCCGTCCGTCAGCTGCTGGCCGTGGTAGCGCAGCGCGGTCGCGCCGGCAGCCCCGGCTGCGGAGTTCACCTCAAACTGGGAGTAGTCCGCCGGCTGGTTGGGGTAGCTCGGGTACGCGGGCTCGCCGTAGTTCGGCGCGCCCGGCGCGGTCGGTTCGGCATCGCCGTAGCCGTCGCCGCCGTAGCCGTCGCCGCCGGGGTACGGCTGGTAGCCGCCCTGGTTGGGATTGGTCATCGAGTGTCTCCTCGTGGGTATGGATCGAGTTGTCTCGGACAAATGCGATCCCAGCCTACCCACGGGAGGCCCCGGCCTCACGGCTCGCCGGTGGGCCTTACGGCTCCACGGCCCCAACCCCGGCGGCCCAAGCCCGGCTCGCCCCCGGCGGGCTACTTCACAACCAGGTTCACCATGCGGCCGGGCACGACGATCGTCTTCACCACCGTCTTGCCGGCGCCGGTCGTCAGTTCGACCACGCGGGCGTCCTCCAACGCCAGCTTCTCGATGTCCTCCTTCGACGCGTCCACCGGCACGTCCAGGCGAGCCTTGACTTTGCCGTTGATTTGGACGGGGAGTTCAACGGTGTCGTCGATAAGCAAGTGCTCCGAGAAGGTGGGGAACGGCTCGAAAGTGATGGTGCCCTGGTGGCCGAGGCGGGCCCAGAGTTCCTCCGCGATGTGCGGCGCGAGCGGGGAGACCATCTGGATCAGCGGCTCCACGGCAGCGCGCGGGGCGCCGGACGGGTACGTCTTGGTGAGGTAGTTGACGTACTCGATGAGCTTGGCCACGACGGTGTTGTCGCGCAGGCCCTCATAATCGTCGCGGACGCCGGCGATGGTGCGGTGGAGCTGCTTCTCATCGTCGCTGGTCAGCTCGGCGTCCACGACGGCGAGGGAGCCGTCCTCCTCCGAGACCACCAGGCGCCACAGGCGCTGCAGGAAGCGGTGGGCGCCCACAACGTCCTTCGTCGCCCACGGGCGGGAGGTGTCCAGCGGGCCCATGGACATCTCGTAG
Above is a genomic segment from Corynebacterium sp. CNCTC7651 containing:
- a CDS encoding plasmid pRiA4b ORF-3 family protein translates to MIVTLLMSLEDANPEITRCVNVEDSMDLGQLSEVINAAFGFSGAATHLYVTKSGKTRQVYAEVPSAGEGDEVDMTVAKLREITYIYDPTANWNVHVEVLGYSQLDGPTPLLIDASGPDIVEATNGPAMMTRFRAEARRIAAGLEPDMEVTPLLLSFLPVMSPERMLQRLTVTDPVAVATRIGFVAEELFFDAAQDAATDPRALDLANQFEDFLDSRPELRDILENDPMPDRNPTLIAAVAEFFEQHAGEDLLNMPIPGLDIPFRDGSGPGPVGGFGMPDAPAGGFGVPGVPGERVPGAPHLTVIPGEGGGNGDGIPVIGSPTELPGRGAHDAFSDAFADVIELFRTPLGLTGKGKLNSAAVKQCLDVMGLPTYLRQPRENSWIDVQHMRRVLEGGGLIAERQPGTLQVTEKGLQFLVANDPIGEFSSELCAGFETAFGQQFWPPLAACLADSLGLVDLPEHGHPFTEGQWDEALGFLETLGGVYADNDGMRTSMNGGRLLRSMVKFYGYSR
- a CDS encoding VanZ family protein gives rise to the protein MRRLRNRYSRGTYIAAAVLVIAVVLLFTVGKAYFSLPGVWSAESHQVRQVRLEPLATFRHYRVWWGPWLNLGGNIALFMPVGWVAYRLLGDVKRATLAGAGFSLVIEVLQYVLAAGYSDVDDILFNTLGAFAGAYLARALR